In one window of Bizionia sp. M204 DNA:
- a CDS encoding DUF58 domain-containing protein — MDLQNELNKAGGFKNLELLAKQVVEGFVAGMHKSPFHGFSAEFAEHKIYNQGESTRHIDWKLFAKTDKLFTKRYDDETNLRCHLIVDNSSSMHYPELKEYGIDALNKIAFSALASASLMHILKKQRDAVGLSIYSDNYDFYAPEKGSERHHHMLLHQLNTMVVKKPVSRKTETFTYLHQIAEKIHRRSLIFFFTDMFQTETDDAQLFDALRHLKHNKHEVVLFHVFDKEKELQFDFDNAPKRFIDVETGDHVNLYADRIKENYETAIKDYFKDIRLKCQQYRIAYVEADINKDFNNILTTYMIARQKFL; from the coding sequence ATGGATTTACAAAACGAATTAAATAAAGCAGGCGGTTTTAAAAACCTAGAATTACTGGCCAAACAGGTGGTAGAAGGATTTGTTGCCGGTATGCATAAAAGTCCGTTTCATGGATTTTCGGCAGAATTTGCCGAGCATAAAATATATAATCAAGGTGAAAGTACGCGTCATATTGATTGGAAGTTGTTTGCTAAAACGGACAAGCTTTTTACCAAGCGCTATGATGATGAAACTAATTTACGCTGTCATTTAATTGTGGATAATAGTAGCTCTATGCATTATCCAGAGTTGAAGGAATACGGTATAGACGCCTTGAATAAAATAGCTTTTTCGGCATTGGCTTCGGCTAGTTTAATGCATATTTTAAAAAAGCAACGTGATGCCGTTGGCTTGAGCATTTATAGTGATAATTACGATTTTTACGCACCTGAAAAAGGAAGTGAGCGCCATCATCACATGTTGTTGCACCAACTCAATACCATGGTGGTAAAGAAGCCTGTGAGTAGAAAAACGGAAACTTTTACTTATTTGCACCAAATAGCAGAAAAGATTCATAGACGTTCATTGATTTTCTTTTTTACAGATATGTTCCAAACAGAAACCGATGACGCGCAATTATTTGACGCTTTACGGCATTTAAAACACAATAAGCATGAAGTCGTCCTGTTTCATGTGTTTGATAAGGAAAAGGAACTGCAATTTGATTTTGACAATGCGCCCAAGCGTTTTATAGATGTAGAAACGGGTGATCATGTTAATTTATACGCGGATCGTATTAAAGAGAACTATGAAACGGCTATTAAAGACTATTTTAAGGATATTCGCTTAAAATGTCAGCAATATCGTATTGCATATGTGGAAGCGGACATTAATAAAGATTTCAATAACATATTGACAACCTATATGATAGCACGGCAAAAGTTTTTATAA
- the trxA gene encoding thioredoxin, with the protein MALEITDATFEETVLKSDKPVMVDFWAAWCGPCRMVGPIIDEIGKEYEGKAVVGKVDVDANQEFAAKYGVRNIPTVLVFQNGEVVGRQVGVAQKSAYTEAIDALL; encoded by the coding sequence ATGGCATTAGAAATTACAGATGCAACGTTTGAGGAAACAGTATTAAAGAGTGACAAACCTGTAATGGTTGATTTTTGGGCAGCTTGGTGTGGACCATGTCGTATGGTTGGACCAATTATTGACGAAATTGGCAAGGAATACGAAGGTAAAGCCGTTGTTGGTAAGGTAGATGTTGACGCCAATCAGGAATTTGCTGCCAAATACGGTGTGCGTAACATTCCTACGGTATTAGTTTTTCAAAACGGTGAAGTAGTAGGTCGTCAGGTTGGTGTTGCACAAAAAAGTGCTTACACGGAGGCTATTGACGCGCTTTTATAG
- a CDS encoding ATP-binding protein: MKHIKNLCQIDSEEIVFNYTKNIGDITVNKSALSQILINLISNAVKYNDKQQTRIDVSFSKNETDYMFEVKDNGPGIPLGEEIAVFDLFSVYGVDKYKNKGTGIGLATVKKLVEGLGGNIKVTSPKDGGCIFSFNLKRLDI; encoded by the coding sequence ATGAAGCATATAAAAAACCTTTGTCAAATAGATTCTGAAGAGATTGTATTTAATTACACGAAAAATATTGGGGATATTACTGTAAATAAATCTGCTTTATCACAAATATTAATAAATTTAATTTCCAATGCTGTTAAGTATAATGATAAGCAGCAGACACGGATAGATGTTTCTTTTTCAAAAAATGAAACGGATTATATGTTTGAGGTTAAAGATAACGGACCTGGTATTCCATTAGGCGAGGAAATAGCTGTTTTCGATTTATTTTCAGTTTATGGTGTGGATAAATACAAAAATAAAGGTACCGGGATTGGTTTGGCTACTGTAAAGAAGCTTGTTGAGGGTTTAGGTGGCAATATAAAAGTAACATCGCCAAAAGATGGTGGTTGTATTTTTAGCTTTAATTTAAAACGATTGGATATTTAA
- a CDS encoding GAF domain-containing protein, translated as MIAPTFPDNEKQRQRAVEQYNLLDTLPEASYDEITALASFITDAPISLITLLDNDRNFFKSAHGFPLTESPRDISFCGHAIISDHPITIIEDARKDIRFKDNPLVTNQNAVFYAGVTLVNQEGYRLGTLCVFDTEPKTLNEKQIMTLKVLASQVMRLFEQQLVNLKLEKLKEELLLRNENLKKFANVLSHDLKSPLANMTSLIGLVESDFEKYASPESLEYLQLLKDSSSSLRDYIDGLLMFYSYSELGKEWFRTIKF; from the coding sequence ATGATAGCCCCAACTTTCCCAGATAATGAAAAGCAAAGACAACGTGCTGTAGAGCAGTATAATTTATTAGATACGCTACCTGAAGCAAGTTATGATGAAATTACCGCTTTAGCATCGTTTATAACGGATGCACCTATTTCTTTAATTACACTATTAGATAACGATCGAAATTTTTTCAAATCTGCTCATGGCTTTCCACTTACGGAATCGCCTAGAGATATTTCATTTTGTGGTCATGCAATTATTTCTGACCATCCAATTACAATCATAGAAGATGCGCGCAAGGATATTCGGTTTAAAGATAATCCTTTAGTTACAAATCAAAATGCCGTTTTTTATGCGGGTGTTACTTTAGTCAATCAAGAAGGTTATAGATTAGGAACCCTTTGTGTTTTTGATACAGAGCCTAAAACACTAAATGAAAAACAAATAATGACCTTAAAGGTTTTGGCTAGTCAGGTCATGCGTTTGTTTGAACAGCAGTTAGTGAATTTAAAATTAGAAAAACTGAAGGAAGAGTTGCTGTTACGTAATGAAAACCTTAAGAAATTTGCTAATGTTCTTAGTCATGATTTAAAGTCGCCCTTGGCAAATATGACCTCTTTAATCGGTTTGGTGGAGTCCGATTTTGAAAAGTACGCCTCTCCGGAATCTCTTGAGTATTTGCAGTTGCTAAAGGATTCTTCAAGCTCATTAAGAGATTATATTGATGGTTTATTAATGTTTTATAGTTATTCTGAATTAGGGAAGGAGTGGTTCAGAACAATTAAATTTTGA
- a CDS encoding PA2169 family four-helix-bundle protein produces MKFTEEISNKLNELLVKNYDAEKGYINAMNNVDNPEIKMFFKRRATERSQFAKELRTEILQYGEIPEDSGSFKGTMHRNWMSLKSTFTTNDAEAILEEAIRGEKASLEEYKEILKDRTLPPSIDSLLIKHKNAIQSAINTEKVHEELVS; encoded by the coding sequence ATGAAGTTCACAGAAGAAATTTCAAACAAATTAAACGAATTATTAGTAAAAAATTATGATGCCGAAAAGGGGTACATTAACGCCATGAACAACGTGGATAACCCAGAGATAAAAATGTTTTTCAAGCGAAGAGCTACCGAGCGTAGCCAATTTGCTAAAGAACTTCGAACGGAAATCCTTCAATATGGAGAAATTCCAGAAGATTCAGGAAGTTTTAAAGGTACCATGCACAGAAATTGGATGTCCTTGAAATCAACGTTTACAACCAATGATGCGGAAGCCATTTTAGAAGAGGCTATTCGTGGTGAAAAAGCAAGTTTAGAAGAATATAAAGAGATTCTGAAAGACCGAACCTTACCACCAAGCATAGACTCCTTGTTAATCAAGCATAAAAATGCGATTCAAAGTGCCATAAACACGGAAAAAGTTCATGAAGAATTAGTATCCTAA
- a CDS encoding DUF6252 family protein, with the protein MKKLFVLALAFITVFSCGDEIEFNTPALQGKKDGERWKALFYNASFNDAGKLVITGGDNFESITLNVADLAIGNYPLGVGNSSYAEFIDVEDVAYSTNNEPDPDFSVYPPDGLITISRYDAANNTVSGEFYFNAYSNSGLKTVNFSEGVFFDLPLPIGSGTSIMSCDDAIAQSAIAKELYVNTPTTSDDYSANCNAYKQALINQQNACIDADGLIQAEIDTLICNDDDGDGILSVNEDENGDGDLTNDNTDGDALPNYLDDDDDGDSLLTVNEDVNDNGDLRDDDTDGDMIPNFLDNDDDGDSLNTILEDVNGNGDVRDDDTDGDTIPNYLDNDDDGDGILTINEDANGDGDVTNDDTDGDTIPDYLDDM; encoded by the coding sequence ATGAAAAAATTATTTGTTTTAGCCCTAGCATTTATAACGGTTTTTAGCTGTGGTGATGAAATTGAATTTAATACACCGGCGTTACAAGGTAAAAAAGATGGTGAGCGTTGGAAGGCCTTGTTTTACAACGCTAGCTTTAATGATGCCGGAAAACTCGTTATTACTGGTGGTGATAATTTTGAATCCATTACCCTAAATGTTGCAGACTTGGCTATTGGAAATTATCCGCTTGGCGTTGGTAATTCAAGCTATGCCGAATTCATAGATGTAGAAGATGTAGCGTATTCCACAAATAATGAACCGGATCCAGATTTTAGTGTGTATCCTCCTGATGGGTTAATTACTATTTCACGTTATGATGCAGCAAATAATACCGTGTCAGGTGAGTTTTATTTTAATGCCTATTCCAATTCTGGATTAAAAACAGTTAATTTTAGTGAAGGGGTATTTTTCGATTTGCCGCTTCCAATAGGATCTGGTACTAGTATCATGTCTTGTGATGATGCGATTGCACAATCTGCAATTGCTAAAGAATTATATGTAAATACACCAACCACTTCAGATGATTATTCAGCAAATTGTAATGCCTATAAGCAAGCCTTAATCAATCAGCAAAATGCCTGTATAGATGCTGACGGTTTAATACAAGCAGAAATAGATACCTTAATTTGTAATGATGACGATGGTGATGGCATTCTGTCTGTAAATGAGGATGAAAATGGTGATGGAGATCTAACAAATGATAATACAGATGGTGATGCGCTTCCTAACTATTTGGATGATGATGACGATGGCGACTCCCTGTTAACCGTGAATGAAGATGTTAATGATAATGGCGATTTGCGAGATGATGATACCGATGGTGATATGATTCCAAATTTCCTAGATAATGATGACGATGGCGATTCTTTAAACACCATTCTTGAGGATGTTAATGGAAATGGCGATGTAAGAGATGATGATACGGATGGTGATACTATTCCAAATTATTTAGATAACGATGATGATGGAGACGGGATTCTTACCATAAATGAAGACGCCAACGGTGATGGCGATGTAACCAATGATGACACGGATGGCGATACTATTCCAGACTATTTAGATGATATGTAA
- the rimM gene encoding ribosome maturation factor RimM (Essential for efficient processing of 16S rRNA) — protein MKKEDCFYLGKIVSKYSFKGELLIKLDTDEPDLYENLDAMFVDLRNNLVPFFIESSQLHKSDLLRVRFEDVDTEADADSLIKCDIYLPLDLLPKLEGDKFYYHEIIGFQVRDVNFGTVGIVTSVNDTTAQALFEIDKDGTEILIPMNDAFIVKVDKANKEIILDTPEGLIDLYLD, from the coding sequence ATGAAAAAAGAAGATTGTTTTTATTTAGGAAAAATAGTATCGAAATATAGTTTTAAAGGTGAACTACTTATAAAATTAGATACGGATGAACCTGATTTATATGAAAATCTAGACGCGATGTTTGTGGATTTACGTAATAATTTGGTGCCCTTTTTTATTGAATCTTCCCAACTCCATAAATCTGATTTACTGCGCGTGCGTTTTGAGGATGTGGACACAGAAGCCGATGCCGACTCCCTCATAAAATGCGATATTTATTTACCATTAGATCTATTACCAAAATTAGAAGGCGATAAATTTTACTACCATGAAATCATTGGATTTCAAGTAAGAGATGTAAATTTTGGAACCGTTGGAATTGTAACATCTGTAAATGACACAACTGCACAAGCACTTTTTGAAATTGATAAAGATGGTACTGAAATTTTAATTCCTATGAATGATGCTTTTATTGTAAAGGTAGATAAAGCTAATAAAGAAATTATATTAGATACGCCAGAAGGTTTAATTGATTTGTATTTAGATTAA
- a CDS encoding tRNA1(Val) (adenine(37)-N6)-methyltransferase, whose protein sequence is MSNFKFKEFTINQDRCAMKIGTDAVLLGAWTSIKHHPFSILDIGAGTGVLALMLAQRSAAEVIDALEIDDNAYEQCVDNFEHSVWADRLFCYHASLEEFVEEIDDQYDLIISNPPFYSEDFKTDNHQRDTARFQDAMPFNHLLASVSKLLSAAGEFSVVIPFQEEGNFISLAANFKLFPNRLTQVQGNPDAEIKRSLISFTRTEVPIEKTNLIIETGRHQYTDAYVTLTKDFYLKM, encoded by the coding sequence ATGTCCAATTTTAAATTTAAAGAATTCACCATAAACCAAGACCGTTGCGCCATGAAAATCGGTACGGATGCGGTGTTACTGGGCGCTTGGACTTCTATTAAACACCATCCGTTCTCTATTCTAGATATTGGAGCAGGAACAGGTGTGTTAGCATTAATGCTAGCGCAAAGGAGTGCCGCAGAAGTTATAGATGCACTTGAAATTGATGATAACGCTTATGAGCAATGTGTAGATAATTTTGAACACTCTGTATGGGCAGACAGACTCTTTTGTTACCACGCTTCTCTAGAGGAATTTGTTGAAGAAATTGACGATCAATATGACCTCATCATTTCTAATCCGCCTTTCTATTCCGAAGATTTTAAAACAGATAACCATCAGCGTGATACAGCCAGATTTCAAGATGCCATGCCATTTAATCATCTTTTAGCTAGTGTTTCCAAATTGCTTTCAGCAGCAGGTGAGTTTTCAGTGGTTATTCCTTTTCAAGAAGAAGGCAACTTTATTAGTTTAGCAGCAAATTTTAAATTGTTTCCAAACCGGTTAACACAGGTTCAAGGAAATCCCGACGCCGAAATTAAACGCAGTTTAATTAGTTTTACACGGACAGAAGTACCGATAGAAAAAACCAATCTTATCATTGAAACCGGAAGACATCAGTACACAGATGCTTATGTAACACTTACTAAAGATTTTTATCTGAAAATGTAA
- the dnaE gene encoding DNA polymerase III subunit alpha: MYLIFDTETTGLPKRWDAPITDTDNWPRCIQIAWQLHDDMGNCIDHQDYLIKPDGFNIPYDAEKIHGISTELAQEQGLPLQAVLEKFNAALNKTKFVVGQNVKFDLNIMGAEFVRGNLENKLQELPVLDTCTEHTASLCQLPGGRYGKFKLPTLTELHQYLFNKPFAEAHNATADVEATTRCFLELIRREEYTKEQLDVQPDYFEKFSKANPQEIKLIGLKHINLKQASAKIREQILKTQDDGLSAQEIKENISELKAVDFVHLHNHSQFSILQSTISIPKLVAAAAEHNMPAVALTDHANMMGAFHFVKAVSNHNKNIQAKNKEAEALGEPANFQEIKPILGCEFFVCENHTDKSRKDNGYQIVLLAKNKKGYHNLAKLSSHAFVDGFYYLPRIDKKLIQQYKEDLIVLTGNLYGEVPSKVLNIGENQAEEALLWWKQEFGDDLYIEIMRHNQEDENRVNPVLIEFSRKHNIKLVASNNTYYANKEDANAHDILLCVKDGEKQATPIGRGRGYRYGMPNQEYYFKSSEAMKELFKDVPEAISNIQEVVDKVEAYELARDVLLPAFDIPEEFKDAADLTDNGKRGENAFLRHLTYQGAKKRYGEALSEEVTERLDFELSVIQNTGYPGYFLIVEDFIREARNMDVSVGPGRGSAAGSVVAYCLWITNIDPLKYDLLFERFLNPDRVSMPDIDIDFDDEGRSRVMDYVIDKYGSSQVAQIITYGTMAAKSSIRDTARVLDLPLFDADRISKLIPTMSKLSKIFGMSEKELSSKFRAEDLEKVNELLNISEGSDLQAETVNLARILEGSVRNTGIHACGVIITPDDITKFVPVSTAKDSDLYVTQFDNSVVEDAGLLKMDFLGLKTLTLIKDTVKIVKAKHDIDLDPDTFPLDDEKTYELFQRGETVGVFQYESPGMQKHLKELKPTVFEDLIAMNALYRPGPMEYIPSFTKRKHGKEDIEYDLPAMEEYLKETYGITVYQEQVMLLSQKLANFTKGEADVLRKAMGKKQIAVLDKMKPKFIAQAEANGHDAKKLEKIWKDWEAFASYAFNKSHSTCYAWIAYQTAYLKAHYPAEYMAAVLSNNMNDIKQVSFFMEECKRMKLAVLGPDINESYYKFSVNQDYAVRFGMGAIKGVGHGAVMTIVENRKKDGPFKSIFDFAKRIDLRAANKRAFENLALAGGFDGFTDTHRAQYFHDDGDGITFLEKAIKYGAKHQENENSAQVSLFGEASDVQIAEPEVPPCEEWGTMEKLAQEKEVVGIYISGHPLDDFKIEMKTFCNAELALLENIEPYVNRELTFGCVVTDVQHRVSKQGKGWAMFTVDDYTNSFEFRIFGEEYLKFRHFLLKNSFVHVKIFIREGWIKKDTGVRGEPRIQFNSFQLLHDVMDTYAKKLSIQLNITDLEESKISQLQNLLRSHVGDHALNFIVYDNEEQIKLNMPSRKQKVQISQELLLELERNDVFYKLN, encoded by the coding sequence ATGTACTTAATTTTTGATACAGAAACAACAGGTTTACCAAAACGTTGGGATGCACCAATTACCGATACCGATAATTGGCCAAGATGTATTCAAATTGCTTGGCAGTTACATGACGATATGGGAAACTGTATTGATCATCAGGATTATTTAATAAAACCAGATGGTTTCAATATTCCTTATGATGCTGAAAAAATTCACGGAATTTCAACCGAATTAGCGCAAGAACAAGGATTACCTTTGCAGGCTGTTCTAGAGAAGTTTAATGCCGCCTTAAACAAAACAAAATTTGTAGTTGGACAGAACGTGAAATTCGACCTTAATATTATGGGCGCTGAATTTGTTCGGGGAAATCTTGAAAATAAACTACAAGAATTACCAGTTTTAGATACCTGTACAGAACATACGGCTAGTTTATGTCAGTTGCCTGGAGGTCGTTATGGGAAATTTAAATTACCAACATTAACAGAGTTACATCAATATTTATTTAATAAACCATTTGCGGAAGCGCACAATGCCACAGCCGATGTGGAAGCAACTACCCGCTGTTTTTTAGAATTAATTAGACGTGAAGAATACACCAAGGAGCAGTTAGATGTTCAACCGGATTATTTTGAAAAATTTTCCAAAGCGAATCCGCAAGAAATTAAACTGATTGGTTTAAAACACATCAATTTAAAACAAGCCAGTGCCAAGATTCGAGAGCAGATTTTAAAAACCCAAGATGATGGTTTATCGGCTCAAGAAATAAAAGAAAATATTTCGGAGTTAAAAGCTGTTGATTTTGTGCATTTACATAATCATTCGCAGTTTTCAATTTTACAATCAACCATTAGTATCCCAAAATTAGTAGCGGCTGCAGCGGAGCATAATATGCCAGCGGTTGCGCTAACGGATCATGCAAACATGATGGGAGCTTTTCATTTTGTAAAAGCGGTTAGCAATCACAACAAAAACATCCAAGCTAAAAATAAAGAAGCTGAAGCGCTAGGTGAACCTGCAAATTTCCAAGAAATAAAACCCATTTTAGGTTGCGAATTTTTTGTGTGTGAAAATCATACCGATAAATCTAGAAAAGATAACGGTTATCAAATTGTATTACTTGCCAAAAATAAAAAAGGCTATCATAATTTAGCCAAGTTATCATCTCATGCTTTTGTTGATGGTTTTTACTATTTACCCCGAATTGATAAAAAGCTCATTCAACAATACAAAGAGGATTTAATTGTCCTTACCGGAAACTTATATGGTGAAGTGCCAAGTAAAGTTTTAAATATCGGTGAAAACCAAGCCGAAGAAGCCCTTCTGTGGTGGAAACAAGAATTTGGGGACGATTTGTATATTGAAATTATGCGTCATAATCAGGAGGATGAAAATCGGGTAAATCCGGTTTTAATTGAGTTTTCCAGAAAGCATAATATTAAATTAGTGGCCAGTAATAATACCTATTACGCCAATAAAGAGGATGCGAATGCACATGATATTTTACTTTGTGTAAAAGATGGAGAAAAGCAAGCTACGCCAATAGGTCGCGGCCGTGGTTACCGTTATGGGATGCCTAATCAGGAGTATTATTTTAAGTCGTCCGAAGCTATGAAGGAACTCTTTAAAGATGTTCCCGAAGCCATCAGTAATATTCAGGAAGTCGTTGATAAAGTGGAAGCTTATGAATTAGCACGTGATGTATTATTACCTGCTTTTGATATTCCAGAGGAGTTTAAAGATGCTGCCGATTTAACAGATAACGGCAAGCGTGGTGAAAATGCGTTTCTACGTCATTTAACCTACCAAGGTGCTAAAAAACGCTATGGTGAAGCGCTTTCGGAAGAAGTAACGGAGCGTTTGGATTTCGAATTAAGCGTTATTCAAAACACGGGGTATCCAGGATATTTCTTAATTGTGGAAGATTTTATTCGCGAAGCTAGAAATATGGATGTCTCCGTTGGGCCCGGTCGTGGATCGGCAGCAGGTTCGGTGGTTGCCTATTGTTTATGGATTACCAATATTGATCCGTTGAAGTACGACTTACTTTTTGAGCGTTTCTTAAATCCAGATCGTGTAAGTATGCCGGATATCGATATTGATTTTGATGATGAAGGTAGAAGTCGTGTTATGGATTATGTTATTGATAAGTATGGTAGCAGTCAGGTAGCGCAAATTATTACCTATGGCACCATGGCAGCCAAATCCTCTATTCGTGATACTGCACGTGTATTGGATTTGCCACTATTTGATGCCGATAGGATTTCAAAATTAATTCCTACCATGTCCAAGTTGAGTAAGATTTTTGGCATGAGTGAAAAGGAATTAAGCAGTAAATTCCGTGCCGAAGATTTAGAAAAAGTGAACGAGCTTTTAAATATTTCTGAAGGTTCGGACTTACAGGCTGAAACCGTTAATCTTGCGCGAATATTAGAAGGTTCGGTAAGAAATACCGGAATTCATGCCTGTGGTGTTATTATTACACCAGATGATATTACCAAATTCGTTCCCGTGTCCACGGCTAAAGATTCCGATTTATATGTCACCCAATTTGATAACTCGGTTGTTGAAGACGCTGGATTATTAAAAATGGATTTCTTGGGTTTAAAAACGCTAACTTTAATTAAGGATACCGTTAAAATTGTTAAAGCCAAACATGATATTGATTTGGATCCAGATACGTTTCCTTTGGATGATGAAAAAACGTATGAGTTATTTCAACGTGGCGAAACGGTAGGTGTTTTCCAGTATGAATCGCCTGGCATGCAAAAACATTTAAAGGAATTAAAACCGACAGTTTTTGAGGATTTAATAGCCATGAATGCCTTGTACAGACCAGGTCCTATGGAATACATACCGAGTTTTACAAAACGTAAACATGGTAAAGAAGATATTGAGTACGATTTACCAGCTATGGAGGAGTACTTAAAAGAAACCTATGGAATTACCGTTTACCAAGAGCAGGTAATGTTATTGTCACAAAAACTAGCAAATTTTACCAAGGGTGAAGCCGATGTTTTGCGTAAGGCCATGGGTAAAAAGCAAATTGCGGTTTTGGATAAAATGAAACCGAAATTTATTGCCCAAGCCGAAGCTAATGGGCACGATGCTAAAAAATTAGAGAAAATTTGGAAGGATTGGGAAGCCTTTGCAAGTTATGCCTTTAACAAGTCGCATTCCACATGTTACGCATGGATTGCTTATCAAACCGCTTATTTAAAGGCGCATTATCCAGCTGAGTATATGGCAGCTGTATTATCCAATAACATGAATGATATTAAGCAAGTATCGTTTTTTATGGAAGAATGCAAGCGCATGAAACTGGCTGTTTTAGGGCCTGATATTAATGAGAGCTATTATAAATTTTCCGTAAACCAAGATTATGCCGTTCGTTTTGGTATGGGAGCCATAAAAGGTGTGGGTCATGGAGCCGTAATGACCATTGTAGAAAACCGTAAAAAAGATGGTCCGTTTAAATCAATTTTCGATTTTGCCAAACGTATAGATTTACGAGCAGCCAATAAACGGGCTTTTGAAAATTTAGCACTTGCCGGAGGTTTTGATGGGTTTACAGACACGCATCGTGCGCAATATTTCCATGATGATGGTGATGGTATTACCTTTTTAGAAAAAGCGATTAAATATGGCGCCAAACATCAAGAAAATGAAAACTCGGCACAAGTAAGTCTGTTTGGCGAAGCTAGCGATGTGCAAATAGCAGAACCAGAAGTGCCACCTTGTGAGGAATGGGGAACCATGGAAAAATTAGCCCAAGAAAAAGAGGTAGTTGGTATTTATATTTCGGGCCATCCGTTGGATGATTTTAAAATTGAAATGAAAACATTCTGTAATGCGGAATTAGCCTTATTAGAAAATATAGAACCTTATGTAAATCGCGAATTGACTTTTGGTTGTGTGGTAACCGATGTGCAACATCGGGTGAGTAAGCAAGGAAAAGGTTGGGCTATGTTTACGGTTGATGATTACACCAATAGTTTTGAATTCCGAATTTTTGGCGAAGAATATTTAAAGTTCAGGCACTTTTTACTGAAGAACTCTTTTGTACATGTTAAGATTTTTATTCGGGAAGGTTGGATTAAAAAAGATACAGGCGTACGTGGTGAACCGCGAATTCAGTTTAATAGTTTTCAGTTGTTGCACGATGTGATGGACACCTATGCCAAGAAACTTTCCATCCAATTAAATATAACCGATTTAGAAGAGTCGAAAATAAGTCAATTACAGAATTTATTACGCAGTCATGTTGGTGATCATGCCTTAAATTTTATTGTTTACGACAATGAAGAACAGATAAAATTAAACATGCCGAGTAGAAAACAAAAGGTGCAAATTTCGCAAGAGTTGTTATTAGAATTGGAGCGTAATGATGTGTTTTATAAGTTGAATTAA
- a CDS encoding 30S ribosomal protein S16 has protein sequence MSVKIRLQRHGKKGKPYYWIVAADARAKRDGKYLEKLGFYNPNTNPATIELNIDGAVTWLQNGAQPTETAKGILSYKGAMLKNHLAGGVRKGALTEEQAEAKFTAWLEEKASKVEAKSQGLTAAQAEAKAKALEAEKATNEARIAANTPVVEEVAEEATEDAPVAEADASKEEE, from the coding sequence ATGTCAGTTAAAATTAGATTACAAAGACACGGTAAAAAAGGAAAGCCTTATTACTGGATCGTAGCAGCCGATGCACGAGCAAAAAGAGATGGTAAATACCTAGAGAAATTAGGTTTTTATAATCCAAACACCAACCCAGCAACTATTGAATTAAACATTGATGGTGCCGTTACATGGTTACAGAATGGTGCACAACCAACTGAAACTGCTAAAGGTATTTTATCTTACAAAGGTGCTATGTTGAAAAATCACCTTGCAGGTGGTGTTAGAAAAGGCGCTTTAACAGAAGAGCAAGCTGAAGCTAAATTTACGGCTTGGTTAGAAGAAAAAGCTAGTAAGGTAGAAGCTAAATCGCAAGGTTTAACTGCTGCTCAAGCTGAAGCAAAAGCAAAAGCATTAGAGGCTGAAAAAGCAACTAATGAAGCGCGTATTGCTGCCAACACACCAGTAGTAGAAGAGGTTGCTGAAGAAGCAACTGAAGATGCGCCTGTTGCTGAAGCAGATGCTTCAAAAGAAGAAGAATAA